The DNA sequence GGAGCGACTATCCCGCCGATGCATCGCACCTCGCCGCCCGGGTCGCCAGCGGGATCGTGGGGCACGATCGCCTCGACATCACGGTGCGATCGTCGATACCGGTCGGCCGGGGACTGGGATCGTCGGCCGCGTTGGCGGCGGCGGCCGCCGCCGCCGCGGGCGCCCGCGATCCGCTGGCGGTTGCGACCGCAGTCGACGGCCATCCCGACAACGCCGCCGCCTCGGTGCTCGGCGGCCTCGTCACCGCCACCACGGTGGACGGCGCGCCCGTCGCCCGGCGGCTGCCGCTCGACCCCGGCCTCGCGTTCGTCGTGCTCGTCCCGGAGCGCACGCTGCCCACCGAGGAGGCACGCGCCGCCCTCCCGGCGACGGTGCCCCACCACGACGCCGCGTTCAATCTCGGGCGCCTCGGCCTGCTCATCGCCGGCCTGGCCGACCAACGCCTCCTCCTGCGGGCGTCCACCGAGGACCGCCTGCACCAAGGTCAGCGGAGCGGGTTGTTCCCGGAGGCGCCCGAACTCCTGGCGCGCCTGCTCGACGTGGGCGCGCTGGCCTCGTGCTGGTCCGGCGCCGGCCCGAGCCTCCTCGCCCTGTGCGCGGCGGATGCCGGCTCGGCCGTGCGGGCGGCGGGCGAGGAGCTTCTCGCCGAGGCCGGTGTCAGGGGGACGGCGCTCCTCCTCGGGCCCGACGTCGACGGTCTCGTGGTCGGCGGGTAGCCGGATACACCGAGCGGCTCGGCTAGCGTCTCGGAATGGCCAGTTACGAGGGTTACTGCGTGAAGTGCCGCGAGAAGCGGGAGTTCGACGGTCAGGTCGTGGAGATGGCGAACGGCCGGCGGGCCGCCCAGGGCACCTGTCCCGTCTGCGGCACCAAGATGAATCGCATGCTGGGCAAGGACGCCTGACGGCCCTGCGGGCGCAGACGCGGCGGTAGCCTCGGGCGTGCCGAGCCAGTCGTCCCGAAGCCTCGAAGCTGTCCCGAACCCCAGCGTGGGGCGGGACTACGAGGTTCGCTGCCGGACCCCGGAGTTCACCTGCGTCTGCCCGCGCACCGGCCAACCCGACTTCGCCACGGTCACCATCACCTACGTGCCGGGGGACTCCATCGTCGAGCTCAAGTCGCTCAAGCTGTACCTGTGGAGCTTTCGCGACGAGGGCGCCTTCCACGAGGACGTCACCAACCGCATCCTCGACGACCTCGTCGCCGCCATCGCCCCCCGCCGGATGACCGTGCACACCGACTGGCTCGTACGAGGCGGGATCTCCACCACGGTGGAGGCGTCGCACCCCTGACCTCGCCGGCACGCCCGCTCGATCTGCCGGCGACGGCGGCGGCTATCCGGACGGGTGCGGCCGAGGGCCTCCACCTGGGGGCCCAGGTGGCCGTGTCGTTTCGGGACCGTGCCGCCGCGTTCGTCGACGGGCTGGCCGCGCCGGGTCGCCCGATGCGGGATGACACGCTGCTCCCCTGGTTCTCGGCCACCAAGGTGGTGACGGCCGTCGCCGTGCTCCAGCAGTGGGAGCGCGGCAACCTCGCACCCGACGATCCGGTGGCCGTCCACGTCCCGGAGTTCGCGGCGGCCGGCAAGGACGGGGTGACCATCCGCCACCTGCTCACCCACACGGCAGGGCTGGCGGCGGGGGCGGGTTCTGGGCTCGGGTGGGACGAGCTGCTCGCCGCCGCGTGCTCCTCGTCGCTCGTGGCCGGGTGGCAGCCGGGCCGGCGGGCGGCGTACTCGCCGCGGCTCGGGTTCCACGTGCTCGGCGAGGTGGTGCGCCGGGTCGATGGTCGTGCATTCGACGCCTATGTCAGCGAGGAGGTGCTCGAGCCGCTGGGGATGGCCGACTCGTGGCTGGCGATGACGCCGTCCCGCTGGACGGCGTACGGCGAGCGCATGGGTGTCATACACGACACCGCAGGCGGGGCGGTGCGCCCCATCGACACCCTGGCCCGGCCGGAGGCCTTCGCCGTCCCCTTCCCGAGCAGCAGCGGCGTCGGGCCGGCGGGTGACCTGCTCCGGTTGTTCTCCGCCCTGCTGGGCACGGGGACGCTCGACGGCGTGCGGATGCTGTCGGCGCAGACGGTGGACGCCATGTGCGCGCGGCACCGGGCCGGACTGGAGGACGAGACGTTCGGCGCTGTCGTCGACTGGGGCCTCGGCGTCATGGTGAACTCCTGGCAGTACGAGCGCCGCCCGGCGCCGTACGGCTACGGCGACGTCGCGTCATTGCGCACGTTCGGCCACGGTGGCAGCCAGTCGTCGGTCGGCTTCGCCGACCCCGACGCCGGCTTGGCCGCCGTCGTGATCTTCAACGGGATGGCGGGAGAGGCCCGGCATCACCGGCGCACACAGCCCGTGCTGAACGCCCTGTACGAGGACCTCGGGCTCACCGGACGTACCCCTTCCGGGGGTTGACAGGATTTGAACAGCGTATAAGATTACCGATCATGGTGCAGGAAACGGCGGAGCCGCCCGACTGGCGGGAGTCCCGACGGCGCTCGGCGCAGTCGGTCATCGTGCAGGCGGCCTGGTCCGTCGTGCACGAGGACGGCCTGGCTGCGCTTTCCCTGCGCGACCTCGCCCGGCGGGCGGGCATCACGACCCCGACGGTGTACGCGTACTTCGCCTCCAAGAACGACATCTACGACGCCATGTTCTGCGAGGCGGCCGAGCAGTTCGAGCTGTCCGCCACGGCACCCTACGACGTCGACGACCCGCGACAGGTCCTGGTGGCCAGCGTCCACCGCTTCGTCGACTTCTGCACGAGCGACCTGGCTCGGTACCAACTGCTGTTCCAGCGGGCGATCCCCGGGTTCGAACCATCGGCTGCGTCCTACGCTCCCGCCGTCCGGACCCTGGCCCGGGTCCAGGACCAACTCGCCGCCATTGGCATCGCCGACGGGAAGTACGTCGACATGTGGACGGCGTGGACCACCGGGCTGGTCGACCAGCAGATCGCCAACGACCCGGGCGGTGACCGTTGGATCCGGCTGATCGAGGACTTCGTCGCCATGTTCCTGGCGCATTGCTCGCCGGCCGGGCCTCGTGCACCGGACCCGGCCCCACGACGAACCCGCCCGCGACGAACCTCGCCATGACGACGAGGAACTTCCGCCTCGCGCCTTCCCCGGCGACTCCGCCGGCCATCGCCCTCTCGCCATCCACACCGACAAGGAGAAGAACATGTCGAGCGTCACGCGTCCCCGGACGCACCACATCGCCCTCACCGTCACCGACATCGACGCCAGTGTCGACTGGTACCAGGCCATCTTCGGCGTCAACTTCAAGATGGACGTCCCCCACCAGGGCGGCGTCGGGAAGCTCCTGATGGACGACAGCGGCGAGCTCGTGATCGTGCTCCACCGCCACGACGGCAACGAGGGGGCCCTGTTCGACGAGACGGCCACGGGGCTCGACCACGTCGGCTTCTTCGTGCCGGGCAGGGCCGATCTCCAGGCGTGGCAGGAACACCTCGAGCGCGGCGGTGTCACCCGTAGCGAGACGGCGGCCAAGCCTTCGACGCAGTCGCCGATCGCCGACGAGGCCTACGGGTCGGTGCTGGTGTTCCGCGACCCCGACAACATCCAGCTGGAGATCTTCAGTCCGCCCGGGGCTTGAGCATCGGCGTTCAGGAGCGCAACCGGTACACGACGAAGAAGGCGCTGAACCCCATCAAGAGCAGGCCGAACGCCCGGCGGAGGCGATCGGCGGCGACATGGGCGACGGTGACCGAGCCGGTGAACGCGCCGGGGACGGCGCCCGCCGCAAACGGCAGGGAGACGGACCAGTCGATGTGGCCCAGCAGCCAGTGGCTGACGAGGGTGGGGACGGAGAGGGCGGCGATCAC is a window from the Acidimicrobiales bacterium genome containing:
- a CDS encoding DUF5679 domain-containing protein, encoding MASYEGYCVKCREKREFDGQVVEMANGRRAAQGTCPVCGTKMNRMLGKDA
- a CDS encoding VOC family protein, whose protein sequence is MSSVTRPRTHHIALTVTDIDASVDWYQAIFGVNFKMDVPHQGGVGKLLMDDSGELVIVLHRHDGNEGALFDETATGLDHVGFFVPGRADLQAWQEHLERGGVTRSETAAKPSTQSPIADEAYGSVLVFRDPDNIQLEIFSPPGA
- the queF gene encoding preQ(1) synthase, with translation MPSQSSRSLEAVPNPSVGRDYEVRCRTPEFTCVCPRTGQPDFATVTITYVPGDSIVELKSLKLYLWSFRDEGAFHEDVTNRILDDLVAAIAPRRMTVHTDWLVRGGISTTVEASHP
- the thrB gene encoding homoserine kinase, translated to MLARAPASSANLGPGFDTLALAVSLYVEVEVVAADRLALHAEGEGSDYPADASHLAARVASGIVGHDRLDITVRSSIPVGRGLGSSAALAAAAAAAAGARDPLAVATAVDGHPDNAAASVLGGLVTATTVDGAPVARRLPLDPGLAFVVLVPERTLPTEEARAALPATVPHHDAAFNLGRLGLLIAGLADQRLLLRASTEDRLHQGQRSGLFPEAPELLARLLDVGALASCWSGAGPSLLALCAADAGSAVRAAGEELLAEAGVRGTALLLGPDVDGLVVGG
- a CDS encoding serine hydrolase domain-containing protein, coding for MRTGAAEGLHLGAQVAVSFRDRAAAFVDGLAAPGRPMRDDTLLPWFSATKVVTAVAVLQQWERGNLAPDDPVAVHVPEFAAAGKDGVTIRHLLTHTAGLAAGAGSGLGWDELLAAACSSSLVAGWQPGRRAAYSPRLGFHVLGEVVRRVDGRAFDAYVSEEVLEPLGMADSWLAMTPSRWTAYGERMGVIHDTAGGAVRPIDTLARPEAFAVPFPSSSGVGPAGDLLRLFSALLGTGTLDGVRMLSAQTVDAMCARHRAGLEDETFGAVVDWGLGVMVNSWQYERRPAPYGYGDVASLRTFGHGGSQSSVGFADPDAGLAAVVIFNGMAGEARHHRRTQPVLNALYEDLGLTGRTPSGG
- a CDS encoding TetR/AcrR family transcriptional regulator, encoding MVQETAEPPDWRESRRRSAQSVIVQAAWSVVHEDGLAALSLRDLARRAGITTPTVYAYFASKNDIYDAMFCEAAEQFELSATAPYDVDDPRQVLVASVHRFVDFCTSDLARYQLLFQRAIPGFEPSAASYAPAVRTLARVQDQLAAIGIADGKYVDMWTAWTTGLVDQQIANDPGGDRWIRLIEDFVAMFLAHCSPAGPRAPDPAPRRTRPRRTSP